The genomic interval ACAATTTTATTATAATTCGCTCAGAGTCTTTGGAACTCCAAAAGAAAAAGATGTTGAGAATGCAAGATTTATATTACACTTTGGAGATGATGATGGTGATGCAGATTTTGTAGCACAATATAGTGCAGACGATGCGCAATCGTATTTTGAAGACTTTGGTAAGCGTTATGACTTTGATTTTAATATAAAACAAAGCACTAATATCGCAGCTGCGGCCATGGTGCTTAACTCTTCAGACACTTTGGTTCTTAAAAAATTTCATAAATATTCTGATAATCAAATCAAGGTATTAGCAAATCATGAAATAGGCGTACATGTAGTAACAACAAAAAATGGTAAAAGTCAACCCTTAAAAATTTTTTCAAACGGGTTTGTAAACAACACAGAAACCCAAGAAGGCCTTGCAGTTCTTAGTGAATATATGAGTAATAATCTCACGATGCGTCGTATGAAAGAACTAGCGCACCGAGTAATCGCTGCAGATAGTCTTATTAAGGGATATAACTTTGCAGATACATTTGACTTATTGTTCAATCAATACAAGGTAGATCGAGATACTGCCTGGCAAATAACATTAAGAGTACATCGTGGAGGTGGTTTTACAAAAGATTTTTTATACCTCACAGGTTTAAAAAAAGTATATGATTTTTATCAAGAAGGTCAAGATCTTGGGGTTTTACTTACAGGAAAAGTATCTTTAGAAAACGCATCTATTATTGACAAAATGATAGCGATGGGGCTTGCTAGGCCCAGTCAATTTATAACTGATTCATTTAGTGAAAATTTAAACACTAATAAGAAACTAGATTTTATACTCCGTAACCTCAAATAGACAATAAATGATCAAAACGATAGCATTTGATGCAGATGATACACTTTGGGTTAACGAGACCTATTTTAGAGATGCAGAAGATCAATTTTGTAATTTACTGACAGAATATATTTCGTTTGAAGAGTGTCAAAAGCGACTTTTTGAAATGGAATTACGCAACCTTCCATTATATGGATATGGTATTAAACCCTTCTCATTATCACTAATAGAATGTGCCATAGAACTTACAGAGGGTGACGTCTCCACAGAGATAATAAGTGAGATAATTGAGATAGGA from Dokdonia sp. Hel_I_53 carries:
- a CDS encoding flavohemoglobin expression-modulating QEGLA motif protein, with the protein product MPLQTLDTNTALFEIDQNINKLVRDIELLTYLNPINIENEKKRFFASKYSENPIFKYRKLKFSPYKLQRKFFNQRLEHIEDEEIRLLYRDIIYEYSGLIQCIESIGKGKQFYYNSLRVFGTPKEKDVENARFILHFGDDDGDADFVAQYSADDAQSYFEDFGKRYDFDFNIKQSTNIAAAAMVLNSSDTLVLKKFHKYSDNQIKVLANHEIGVHVVTTKNGKSQPLKIFSNGFVNNTETQEGLAVLSEYMSNNLTMRRMKELAHRVIAADSLIKGYNFADTFDLLFNQYKVDRDTAWQITLRVHRGGGFTKDFLYLTGLKKVYDFYQEGQDLGVLLTGKVSLENASIIDKMIAMGLARPSQFITDSFSENLNTNKKLDFILRNLK